The sequence TGACAGGATCTACTTGTTTCTCCTCTTTGATCAAATGTTCACAATTGTTGATGAGTATCTTTCTCTTTGTACTCTGCTTTGACCTCTTGGGTGCAGTACATTTGATGTCATTTCTGAATTGTTGTTCACCTTCTTGGAGTTGTTCGAAAAGAACAGCTAAATCCTCAGATTCCGTAATTGATTGTTCTTCTGGTAGCTCATTTGATACTTCTTGTTCCCGATCCGGAACAAGCTTATCTCTATCGATAAACCGTTTCCCTGGTTCAACTCTACTGAGCTCGGGATCCTCATGATTACTTGATTCAAAATATTCCGCTCGATACCGATCTGGTATGCTGCACCTGGCAGGAGGGCGACAGGGTCTCTCGTTCTGATCAACTTCAATTACGCAGGAATTGCCATTATCCATTTTACCATTATCACTAATTTCATTAGTGCATTGAGCCTCTTCTGCTCCATTCCAATCGattaaattttcataacttCGATTGAGATATTGCTTTAAAGCATTCATTCGCTTCAGTTCCTCTGCATGTGGCTTGAGCCATGCATTGAACACATCCAATGTGGGAACAATATCTACAGATGGTTGACGAATATTTCTTGCAAATTGCGCAACAAACTTCCAAGACTTTTGATTTAAATCCGTTGGAAGCTTTTCAATCAAACATCCGAGTAGGGTTGAATTACAATATCGGAATGGATTGAAGCTATATTTATCCAAATAGCCTAAGTTGACGACCAGCTTATCCAACTTTTCTGATATTTCTATAACATCAGAATCTGTCGATCCTTCGACATTCATCAATTCGAGTCGTAGCTTCTCTACCTCGAATGATATTTCTTGCGGTGATGTCGTTGACTTGACATCACCTGATAATTGTTGAGACAGAACTTCATTAAGTTCCGCCAATTTACTTTCCAATGCAGATATCTCGCTGCACTTAGCGCATATCCATTGATATCCTTTGTTCGGTTTATCTCTAATACCGACACAACATAAATGGAACTGTGCCATGCACCTGTTGCATGACACCATGTCATCTTTTTTATCCATACTTGTACACAGTGGGCAACGTCCATGTGGATTCATAATGTAGTTCATTGACgacatttttattgatttgtatTTCTCCGATACATCAATCAATCTTCACTGAATTAGCTCGTAACGGCCGATCCGTTTGTCCGAGTCCTAATTAATTCAGTGTGAAATCATTTTCCCGCCTTACTAAGGCGATCAGATTTCATAAATTACCCAGTTTTCCTTTACTGAGTAAACGGTTGATGACAGTTCGACGACAACTTGATGACAATCGATGATCCCGTTCTGCGACGCTACGACTTACGCGGCCAATCCTTCGATATAATTTATTCTAACATCCTCATTGAAAGAATAATTTTGTCACTCGATGATCCATTTAAACACAACGTCACTGATCCAATAAAACTCCTCGTTGGAATTTTCCGAATTACAATCCGCGAAACCGTGAGTCACTTTCCTCTGTGGTCGTAGGCGCCAATTCCTTTAAAGCGGAACGTTAATCGATGATCCTGATGCGACGCTACGACTTACGCGGCAAATCTCGATTTGTTCCTATCCTTTGATGTGGTGTAATCAGCTCCAATTATCCCGAGCTGATTCCTATTGAGGCTTCCTATCTTTCCTCCTCGTTGGTCGTTGGCGCCAATTAGTAAATTCACTTTCCGATCCTCCTTTCCTCCTTGGAAAGATTTCCGAAATTCCGATTCGATCCGTTCCGCGAAGGTGTGAGTTAATTTATCCTCTCTGGAGGACACCAATATTAAAAGTGTTTCGGATGATTTCGGATAAGTTGCAATTTCCGAACAAGattgaatgaattccagggcTAGTCACCAGCAATTTGGTTCTATGCTTCCTGAAGATTAAATCAAGTTCTTCAAAGGCAACTGTGAGCAACGGAATTTTCTCTTGAAGAGAAAGAAAGTGATTCACTTGATGGATAATAATGACTACCTTTATTTCCCAAACCGCTAGTACTATTTATACATGATTTGGGAATAATTCTTAACATATACATATTAATTATCCTACACGTTCAACCAATTCTAATTGGTATTCTAAATTCTTATTGTAAGAAATTCTAATACAGATGGCACTCTTATAATTTAGGTGCCGACCTCTAAAGGCACCTAGCTAAAGGACCTGCTATTCTAATTAGAAGTGCCTCAAATTGCATGCAACATTTAATGCAATTTCTCAATATGGCGACACCTATCGAGCAAATACTTATGAATGGTGCCATCTGCTTTCTTTTAAGGGTATAATTTAACGCAAGTATGCGACACTTGCAAGCAAAACGAATCGAGTGGAAAAGTACTAAGTAATAAAACTGCATCTGCATCGTGGGAACGTTTTTCCTACCTCCCCTGAGCAAGCGTTAGACAAACATTCCCAGCCCGATATAGCTCTTCCAGGGAGGTAGAAAAACATACGCCATATGGAGTTTTATTACTTTGAAGCTGAACATAGAAACCTAATCTTAGGAAAACATTCCTTGCTTGATATGGCCCTTCCTGGGAGACAGAGTAAACATATGCCACAGGAAACATTTTATGGTTTTGAACTAAACATTCCTAATCTGTTATTTATCCTAGCACATGGCTCTGATGAATTGAACAAATCT comes from Armigeres subalbatus isolate Guangzhou_Male chromosome 2, GZ_Asu_2, whole genome shotgun sequence and encodes:
- the LOC134213862 gene encoding uncharacterized protein LOC134213862, producing MSSMNYIMNPHGRCPLCTSMDKKDDMVSCNRCMAQFHLCCVGIRDKPNKGYQWICAKCSEISALESKLAELNEVLSQQLSGDVKSTTSPQEISFEVEKLRLELMNVEGSTDSDVIEISEKLDKLVVNLGYLDKYSFNPFRYCNSTLLGCLIEKLPTDLNQKSWKFVAQFARNIRQPSVDIVPTLDVFNAWLKPHAEELKRMNALKQYLNRSYENLIDWNGAEEAQCTNEISDNGKMDNGNSCVIEVDQNERPCRPPARCSIPDRYRAEYFESSNHEDPELSRVEPGKRFIDRDKLVPDREQEVSNELPEEQSITESEDLAVLFEQLQEGEQQFRNDIKCTAPKRSKQSTKRKILINNCEHLIKEEKQVDPVKPDCAIPSQHKKYDAYAANNLQEFGNKFSENEISSTGSNTLESINIEKRGNKLRTIREA